tttatgtataataggcaagaagatatctttgcctcgaatctttaaaatatcccataaatttcgtgaatttgtttcaaaatgaagaaggagagggtgcctctatccatttgctgggtgcctttaacaagattggtgctcttatctgaaatgaggatgcctttaacacttttaagccaattcttccaaaaatgtttattcccaaaaaatacctacaaacacaaaaaacaatgtaaataaatacgaaatcgagtgccaacaatatatagtattgagatcaatttagacacaaaaatgtgtctatcatatggctaaccatttggttgactattgttgaaccaacaaatgtacaagtttgggtacggttacacaagcctagaaacgtgcatttcatttgtgtgtaacaagctagttttcgatctaacggttgaaagatattagcttgaatctaatcaggttttcatctaacgatgaataatgaatgctttgttaccaatctaacattgattgcaaaccctgatttgaaagactatataagggagaactctagcaactgggaaacctaatccccacaccttctgtgtgatactagttgtgctaagctagagtcgattctcctttaacctttggtttcttcttctaaaccaggtaaacgacttaaagacttcattgggattgtgaagccaaaccgatactacttttttgtatttctatgatatgatcttgttgtttctatcatacgagtactattgtaataattggcttgagattgatatctccgataggcaagatataaaagaaatcacaaacacttcgtctcatcgttagtgattccgcaatatctttttcgctgcgtcgattaagattattgtgaggtgattgataatactaggattttctttgggaatataagtccggtttatcaattggttcatgttcagcttgatttatcaaaagacggaacaaaactcgtaggtacattcgtgggagacagatttatctattaccctagtgtgatacatatttgtttattaaattcttcgactttgggtcgtagcaacacttagttgtgggtgagatcatctaagggaatcaagtacgtagcatcctgctgggatcagagacgtaggagcataactgtaccttggatcagtgtgagattgattggggttcaattacagtccaaaccgaagttaatttggagtaggctagtgtctgtagtggcttaatatagtgtgtgttcaaactggactaggtcccggggtttttctgcatttgcggttttctcgtttaacaaaattctggtgtctgtgttatttcttttccgcattatattttattatataattgaaatatcacaggttgtgcgttgttcaatcaattagaatatccaaccttttggttgttgatttaaattgattgacacttggatattggtctttggtaccatccaagttatctctttagtatttgataaagactcgcagatttctatttgcttgagtatatatcaaatcgagagattgagatataaactctttgatatactttttatctagattgagtctggctgtctagttgattctctagaaagtatattggactttgtccatacagattgctaagcgaaatattgggtgtggttgttgtacccccactttttcagcaaGATATAACTTTAGTGGGTTAATGAAGTTATCGTCTGTGCCACTAATAATAATGTCGTCAAAATAGACGAGAACAAAAATAGAAGTTGTACCACGATGATATGAGAAGAGATAGTTACCACTTAAGGATTTTTGAACTCCTTAAGTTATCAAAACTGAGGAAAGTTTAGCAAACCATTGATGAGAGGCTTGCTTAAGGCCATAAAGGGATTTCTTAAGTTTGAAGACTTGAAACTCACCTTTACGTGCTAGACATGGAGGTATCTTCATATAGATTTCTTCATCAAGGTCCCATTGGAGAAACGCGTTATTGATATCTAGTTGGTGTAGAGACTAAATTTTTATTGTAGCAATAGATAATAATACTCGGAGAGTGACCAATTTGCCTACGGGTGCAAAAGTGTTGTAGTAGTCTTCCTTCTTCTTGAGTATAACTGTAATATCACAATTTTGGCAGTGGTTGGACGAaagaaatataagtaatggtttgtcctatCCTAACACCGATgcctgatgggttcacttgactgaTATGTGGGAAAAACTTCTAAAGCGTGCTCGGACGGGAGTAGTcacgggatgggtgacctctcgggaagctgttgTTGGATATCCGCAGTAGTGCCGCTAAAATCTCACACTGCTGGgtaaccgcagtgggtaagtgggaacaacaTTGGTGTTAGTTGTGATACAACCATGGAAGAGTTGTTTGTGCTTGGGTGGGAGAGTATGCTAGGACGTCGATCTAGATACTGGTCAGACAAGAGACAAGGAATGTCTACATTATACCAATGCCTTTTCAGCACAACTGATTCCAAAGTTGATATAAAAAtctgcagttaagcatgctcgaGCGGGAGTAATCCAAGAATGGGTGATCTCCCgtgaagtttctgctggattaccgcattgatgcccgttgaaaaccccacactgtcggataaccacaataactaagtggggacaatatcagtGGAGGGACGGTTCATTAtagatggtatcagagccgacaggTGAACCTGTCGTAGGTGGGAAGGAATGCTGTACGGTTTACCTGTCGTGGGTGAGAATATCTGGCTTCGGAGTTGAGAAAATCAATCGTGCATCCCTTGAAAAAACTTCATGGACCTGTCTTGATTATGATTAACCATAAAGCTCTTGCCAGCTCCACAGATACATGGTTCAGCTGTTCGGAATGAATCAAATTGATCCCACAAAGATTTGAGACGAGTATAGTACATTGTGACACTTAAATTATCTTATTAAGTATTGAAATGAATTGTTTTAAAGCATAAAGTTTAGTGGCATTGTGATTGGAAAACGCATTATGAGTTCTATCCACATATCATGAGTAGAGGGGAAGTTCATGATACTTGGTCGAATTTCCGAATACACAGAGTTGGAGATCCAGTTGCCAACCAAATCATCACAGCGTGTCCAAGAAGGGGTATCTGATGCATTtgttggtttcttgacagtgcCATCGATGTAGCATGCCTTACCCTTTGTACTTAGGGATTTAGTCATGCCTCTTTCCTAGGTGCAATAATTCTCACTGGTGAGCCAATGAGTGAAGGTCACGGTGGCAGAATTATCAACATGATGTACATACTAAGGACTGGTTGTGGGGATACCTGAATCCTTTTTTAGAAGCAGTAATGCTGGGAGATGCTATTGAAGGAGGTTGCTCTCTTTCAACTGTCATGGCGatgcagagaaaaaaaaatctaaccttACTCTAGTATACCATAAAGAAATCTTGAGAACGGATTTTGTTTCTCACACAACTGTATAGAGTTTGGTTTCATTGAGTCGTATATGTACTAAATACATATTTACAGAATTTTACAAAAATAAGGATAAAATAACAAAGAGAGCAAAATAATAGGAGAGAATAGAAGAATACGAAGATTGAACCTAACTAGCTACAAGGAAGGAATACTAAAACTAGATACAACAACTAATCGTCTGAGTAGTTTATCAGTTGACCTGATAAACTTGATACCTTTTCACCTTGTAAAAGTTCTCAAGAATCAATTGCATTGGACGCTAATTCTACAAATATTAATTTTTAACCATGTTGCAGACAGAGGGAAAACCCCTCATCCATCTGTAGGGTGTCAACGGATTTAGTTTCATTCCGTTACTACCAGAACCGATCCCGGTTATAAGAGTCGGATTTGATACTTTAAAAATTTAGATCTGGTTCTTAACGGTTTTGTGTCTTAAATTTGTAAAGCCACCCTCGGTAGAAAAATAGGCATTTATCAAGTCCTTAAAAACAAACAATAAGCTTCGTAAAAATGTGTTGTCTTCCTCACTCTTAAGTTGCGAAACTAATAATGTAAGGAAGAGGAAAAAGAGGAGAGCTCTAATTCATAATGTATTGCGCTAAGGTGATGTAATAATGTAAGGAGGAGGAAAAAGAGGAGAGTTCTAATTCATAATGTATTGCCTAAGGTGATGCAAGACGAACAAACAAATAAATAGTTTCCGAGTAGAGGCCTAGCTAGGTCACTTCCCTCAATACCATATGATGCTCGTCGGTAAGTGTATCGTTTGTTGTGCCGGGGCGAAGCGAGGTTTTGAGGAAAGGGGTGCAGAAAACAATCAATGATTTTTAGTCTAACGGAATAAAATTCTAGGCATATCACAATGTGAGAGGGGTGGTGGGGCCCACTTCCATCATTCGATACATCGCTGTTCATTCATTCGATCCCCACAAGGTGACATTGGCGATGATTTATCCCGGCCAACATAGAATCGTTGTGCAAAAAATTCCGTTACCCACACCAAGGGATGCAAAATGGACTTGAAAGACCAATTTATACTAAAAAATGACAAAGGCAACTATTATTATTGGGATTCGGAGTCAGTTGGCCTGGGTGTGTAACCGCACTCTAAGCTGGCTTCCCACCGTTGTTGTGTTGTGATAAATGTGCCGATTAGCTCAGCACAACACAACCAGTAAAATTTATCTGTTAAATTGTGCCTCTTGTGTTTGAATTTTAGCATAATTGGCATATAAATGTATGGATTCATCGCAATTTACACCTCGATACACTTGCACTATGGCGTCTTAATATTCTTTTACTATACTTTAGCCTCTTAATTGTATTTTTATTACGCTCGTggatgaagaaaaatcggttgaAAAAGTCAGTAAATATGCGTGTGTGTACGACTCTTCTCTTATTGCGCACTCTTTTGCCGCTAGTATATGAAGGAAACCTATTATAGGGCTCTAAATATTGGATTTTGAGGGCTCACAAGATGACAAAATCGGGTTatgaaatagtaatcaacaaaacccCATATCAAACTATTTTTTGTAGTGGCTAAATTACCCTCGAtgaattataaaattaaatttattaccttctccttctcttttcattcataaatcatgatgaagatgatgattataatttcatcatgacgaagatgatgatcatatacaaaatactaaatctattatcttctccttctcttttcattcataaatcatgatgaagatgaggatcaTAAAAATACCCtattattcttctttctctcttcttatTCTCCGTCGCAATAAAGAAGAcgatcacaaaaagaaaaaaactaagaaaaccgatcacttatttttgcttttgaaaacCCCCAACTTTGAACTATAAGCTAAcctacggttgggaaaattcaTACTTCCCAACCGTACGTACAAGTTACGGTATGGAAGTATGATTTTTTTAAACCGTAGGATTTTTGAACCCGGAATATACGTAAATGACATACGGTTGGGTTTCCCAACCGTAGATATAGCGTACGGTTAGGAAACCCAACCGTAGACAGTTCTGAAActattttttcaaaaacctaattcgaTCGATTCCATCTATCCATGCATTAAAACTAATGAAATAAGatgggttttttgatttttaccTTATTAAAGTCATTGTAGGTGGATTAAGTGGTGTTAACCgataatgaattattttgagaattgatGATTAATCGAAGAAATAGATGATGGAGGTGAtggggaagaagaaaatggaagagtTAAAATGAGAGGAATGAAAACGAATTAGTTTTAGGTTTCAATATTTTATAGGTTAAgaatattttagtatttttcttatgAATTAGGTCTCCTTATCATCATTGTAGGATATTTGAATCCTTAGGAGCCCTCAAAACTCTTTTCTTGCAACCCTACAATAGGTTTCATACGAAGACGAAGTCCAACCATATATACGAATTGATACAGCCATACAGCTACAAACACTACGCGGGGGGTCCATGACTCAGTTATTATGTACGTATATGGACAGTAGAGTTTTAGTTGTCTCTCATCATAGCGGTTTATGCAACATCAATTGGACCGACCAAATttatcaatagattcaatactgCAGTGGTACATAGTTCTGTGTGCAATACGATTAATACATTTACTTATGTTTTTGGTAAGATGCGGATGGAATAGTAGTGTGGGTGCAGCAGTATCATAAAAAGAATTTCAGCAAAGCAGAAATTGAAGGACAGGAAAATCTAGTGAAATTGTGCACCGCTATCCGCAGTTTAACCTTGAGGACAAGGTTATTCCAAGGGAGGAGGATTGATACGTCCATGGTTGTTGTACTAGTCAAACATAATGCACTATCCTACCTGTATTAGAAGTTGGTTGTTTTATTTATGTTAGTAAGATCAGTTAAGCAGTTATTATAACTGCCAGAACCTATTGTTATATATCTATTTTTTATCTAataagaagatgacgaagatttGCAGATTATTCTACTTCtgaattcttcttttcttcctagCTCtatgtcttcttcttttcttattctGTAATATTCACTTTCACAGTTACTTGGGTCTATCACAATCAGTGTCGTTATTTGTATATgaattttgattatcttgtattttggtgtttttgataattttgtaagcaatcatgtaatcactattttggtttgaatgaattgaaatgtggtttccatcaaaaaaacaaaaaaaacaaaaaaaaacaatcaccaagTGGTCCGGTGGTTGGCATGCTCCCTCCCACTGTGGAGGAGGTAGGGGTTCGAACCATGTAATTGCTCAAATCCACTTCAATTTAATGAGTTTGGATATAGTCTAGGAACCATTAGTTTagggcatcaaaaaaaaaagaaaaaatgtacATCGCAATTTACACCTAGATGCATTTGCACTATTGCCTTAATGAACGTACGTACCTCAGCCTCTTATTTGTATTTTTATTACGCTCGTTGATGAAGAAAAATTGGTCGGCAAAGACGGTAAAAATGCATGTGTACGCCTCTCTTTTTTATTACACACTCTCTTGCCGCTAGTATATGAAGATGAAGTCCAACCATATGTATGAATGATACAGCTACAAACACTACGCCGGATGGTCCAGGACTTTATGTATTGAATTTAAAATTAGGAATTTATGTATTGAATCTAAAATTGATATGTCTACATATGGACAGTAGAGTTTTAGTTATCAATCAATTGGACCGGCCAAATTTATCAACACATTCAATAATGCAGTAGTACATAGTACTGCGTGAAATACtacttttcatttttattctcttttttttGGTAAGATGTAAAGAATAGAATACATAGTAGCGTATCTGCAGTCCTACAAAAAGAATTTCAGCAAAGCAGAAATCGAAGGAGAGGAAAATCTAGTGAAAATAGAAATGGAGTACTCTAAAGTACCAATGAGGTCCTCATCCATGGGTGAAGAAGATGAACATCTGGAACCATCTACTCCAACCGGACAATATTATAGCAGTTCTTCGCTCTCCATGAGCATTCTTGCAGTTTTGGAATTAGAAATTCCAATCGATGACTCCCAAACTATGTCATTGCTTGAGAATGTTTTCCTCCCCATTAACCCGCGTTTCTCCTCCCTCTTGGTATACTCTACATGCTCTAGTCTTAGTGCGACAGTTTGAGCTATATATTGTACTAAGATTTCATATAGGTTTAATTTGTCATGCAGGTTacaggagaaaatggagaaaaacattGGAAGAAGGTTACGGTCAATCTGGATGACCACGTCAAGGTtccattgtttgaagaagggTTACCGGTGGAATGCTACGATGAGTACCTCCAAGAATATTTATCAAAGATAGCTATGGAGCGGCTACCACAAAGTAGACCGTTATGGGAGATTTACATATTCAAGTACCCTACAAGCAATGCAGCTGGGACAGTTGTGTTTAAACTTCATCATGCCCTGGGTGATGGATATTCACTCATGGGTGCTCTCTTTAGCTGTTTACAAAGATCTGATAATCCTTCTCTTCCTTTAGCTTTTCCAAAGATCCGATCCGACGATTACATGAATAAGAAAAAGAGTGTTTTTGAGACTTTGTCCATGTTCAAGAACACTATAACGGATTTCACTTGGAGTCTTTGGAAGGGTATGTTGGAGGATCATGCTAGCCCTATTAGGTCAGCTAAAGAGGGAGTTGAGTTTAGGCCAGTTTCAATCTCTACTGTCACCTTTTCTCTTGATCAGATCAAAGAAATCAAAGCAAAGCTTGGTGGGGTAAGATTTAATAGTCTTTCACTTCTTCCCGTCGTTTTAATTTATTAAGTTCGTAGGGTATATGTTCTTATTTGGAATTCTTACCagtatatatatatgttcttatTTGGAATTCATTTCACGTTTATGGTTTCCTCAAATCTGTTAAATTTTTaatgaataaaaattattttttttctgaaacagacGCTTAACGATGTGATCGTTggtgtaatattttatggaataagactataCATGGAGACTGCAAGCAAGGGTGCTGGCAATGCACGTTCAACGGCTCTAGTTCTACTCAACACTAGGGAAATAACCACTTATCAATCAGTcgaggaaatggggaaatcagaAACCAAAGGTCCATGGGGTAACAACTTCGGCTTTATCCATGTCTCCATCCCTAATGCAACCAATCTTGATAATTCCGATCCACTAGAATTTGTATTTGAAGCTAAGGAAATGATCACGAAGAAGAAGAACTCCTTGGTCGTTTATCTAACTGGAAAATTAATCGATCTAATGAGCAAACTAAGAGGTCCAGAGGTAATTGTTGCAATCAGTTTTATTCAGAATATTGCAATCATGTGATGTCTCAAAATCTATTAATTCAAACATATTAGTATCTCCAAAATGCAGGAAACCTCTAAATACATACGTGATGTCATTTGGAAGTCAAGCATGGCCATATCAAATTTGATAGGACCGGTGGAGAAAATATCTCTAGCAAACCATCCTGTTAAGAGTATCTACTTTATGGTGGTGAATGTTCCTCAGGTAAGTTAAAAATTTATTGGTTTATTTAGATTTTATCACAGGATGTAGGTATTTTTTTCTAAATAAAGCATAAGATGTAGGTATAATGAGTAGGGTATTGATATCCCAGCATATTTGTTACAAttagagttttttttcttttgacaaaACTGGTCATAAatacccaaggtgaccaaatttgtggtacaaaaaccccactcaaatattgggattcattaaaactccatct
This is a stretch of genomic DNA from Papaver somniferum cultivar HN1 chromosome 1, ASM357369v1, whole genome shotgun sequence. It encodes these proteins:
- the LOC113291132 gene encoding O-acyltransferase WSD1-like, with amino-acid sequence MEYSKVPMRSSSMGEEDEHLEPSTPTGQYYSSSSLSMSILAVLELEIPIDDSQTMSLLENVFLPINPRFSSLLVTGENGEKHWKKVTVNLDDHVKVPLFEEGLPVECYDEYLQEYLSKIAMERLPQSRPLWEIYIFKYPTSNAAGTVVFKLHHALGDGYSLMGALFSCLQRSDNPSLPLAFPKIRSDDYMNKKKSVFETLSMFKNTITDFTWSLWKGMLEDHASPIRSAKEGVEFRPVSISTVTFSLDQIKEIKAKLGGTLNDVIVGVIFYGIRLYMETASKGAGNARSTALVLLNTREITTYQSVEEMGKSETKGPWGNNFGFIHVSIPNATNLDNSDPLEFVFEAKEMITKKKNSLVVYLTGKLIDLMSKLRGPEETSKYIRDVIWKSSMAISNLIGPVEKISLANHPVKSIYFMVVNVPQSLMVTMVSYMGKMKIAVGAEKELIDHTLFNACLDEAFERIFKSSIDSVPRD